From one Luteipulveratus mongoliensis genomic stretch:
- a CDS encoding SseB family protein, translated as MTDSDPAADSAGQEWSGRSLGSTGFDDDSGSADPALLTALADPTDEQALMRAVGAARLIVPIVAAPGEVDESGPLAVEKSTDMAVVTLTAPDGQRALPVFSGVEALLAWDSSARPSPVTAARAAQAAVSERCDVMVLDLASPRVTTLRPSMVWSLAQEASWLPAHLDPFVAQAVSRAVADEADVDSVACEDGGEAGPGVLRIALTVRPGLATEQLQALATRIGERIATDGETRARIDGLAFSLRTAQP; from the coding sequence GTGACGGACAGCGACCCCGCCGCGGACTCGGCGGGTCAGGAGTGGTCGGGCCGGAGTCTCGGCAGCACGGGCTTCGACGACGACTCCGGATCAGCCGATCCCGCTCTGCTGACCGCGTTGGCCGACCCGACCGACGAGCAGGCTCTGATGCGAGCGGTCGGCGCAGCGCGCCTGATCGTGCCGATCGTCGCGGCGCCAGGTGAGGTCGATGAGTCAGGCCCGCTCGCTGTCGAGAAGTCGACCGACATGGCCGTCGTCACGCTGACCGCTCCTGACGGGCAGCGCGCGCTGCCGGTGTTCTCCGGGGTCGAGGCGCTGCTCGCGTGGGACAGCTCTGCACGGCCGTCGCCGGTCACGGCTGCTCGCGCCGCGCAGGCGGCAGTCTCCGAGCGGTGCGACGTGATGGTCCTCGACCTGGCCTCACCGAGGGTCACGACGCTCCGGCCGAGCATGGTGTGGTCCCTCGCGCAGGAGGCGAGCTGGTTGCCTGCCCATCTGGATCCCTTTGTGGCACAAGCCGTTTCGCGGGCCGTCGCCGATGAGGCCGACGTTGACTCCGTCGCTTGTGAGGATGGCGGCGAGGCCGGGCCAGGCGTTCTACGGATCGCGCTCACCGTCCGTCCGGGTCTGGCCACCGAGCAGCTGCAGGCCCTGGCCACCCGGATCGGCGAACGCATCGCCACTGACGGCGAGACCCGAGCGCGCATCGACGGTCTGGCGTTCTCGCTGCGCACCGCCCAGCCCTGA